Proteins co-encoded in one Rhinoderma darwinii isolate aRhiDar2 chromosome 4 unlocalized genomic scaffold, aRhiDar2.hap1 SUPER_4_unloc_1, whole genome shotgun sequence genomic window:
- the LOC142683588 gene encoding low density lipoprotein receptor adapter protein 1-B-like isoform X2 yields MKRSPAPYCSEAPPPVYPLGDFTPELPDTWTDSRDALLEGVVFHLKYLGITLVEKPKGEDMAAAAIRRIITMARASAKRLQKVIVTVTPHGITLQDAATAQQIEYVSIYRISYCTTDKVQNKVFAYVAQNQSNGALECHAFLSPKKKLAQTVTLTVAQAFTVALDLWQSSKEGKPDPRLHETTIPPGAGATDPRPDDRATAAVDASRVPVRNVPCGDNEDEEEDDDLEDFSSCLMEDSADTMGWQRSAHSSWDIRRQ; encoded by the exons AGCTACCTGACACGTGGACGGATTCGCGTGATGCACTTCTGGAGGGGGTTGTCTTTCATCTCAAGTACCTTGGCATTACTCTGGTGGAAAAACCCAAAGGCGAGGACATGGCAGCTGCGGCCATCCGCCGCATCATCACTATG GCTCGGGCAAGTGCAAAGCGTCTTCAAAAAGTCATAGTGACGGTAACACCGCATGGGATCACTCTGCAGGATGCTGCCACCGCACAGCAGATAGAGTACGTGTCTATATACAG GATTTCTTATTGTACGACGGACAAGGTTCAGAATAAGGTTTTTGCTTATGTGGCCCAGAACCAGTCCAATGGAGCCCTGGAGTGCCACGCTTTCCTGTCCCCCAAGAAGAAGCTG GCCCAGACAGTGACGCTTACTGTGGCGCAGGCCTTTACGGTGGCTCTCGACCTGTGGCAGTCCAGCAAGGAGG GTAAACCGGACCCCAGGTTACATGAGACGACCATTCCACCTGGAGCAGGTGCCACGGACCCCCGGCCAG ATGACCGTGCCACCGCAGCCGTGGATGCGTCTCGTGTGCCGGTGAGGAACGTTCCATGCGGG GATAATGAAGACGAGGAAGAAGATGATGACCTCGAAGATTTCTCAAG CTGCCTGATGGAGGACTCTGCGGACACGATGG GTTGGCAGAGGTCGGCACACAGCAGCTGGGATATCCGGAGGCAGTGA
- the LOC142683588 gene encoding low density lipoprotein receptor adapter protein 1-like isoform X1 — protein sequence MDALKSAGRAIMRSPSLARHPRHQKLPDTWTDSRDALLEGVVFHLKYLGITLVEKPKGEDMAAAAIRRIITMARASAKRLQKVIVTVTPHGITLQDAATAQQIEYVSIYRISYCTTDKVQNKVFAYVAQNQSNGALECHAFLSPKKKLAQTVTLTVAQAFTVALDLWQSSKEGKPDPRLHETTIPPGAGATDPRPDDRATAAVDASRVPVRNVPCGDNEDEEEDDDLEDFSSCLMEDSADTMGWQRSAHSSWDIRRQ from the exons AGCTACCTGACACGTGGACGGATTCGCGTGATGCACTTCTGGAGGGGGTTGTCTTTCATCTCAAGTACCTTGGCATTACTCTGGTGGAAAAACCCAAAGGCGAGGACATGGCAGCTGCGGCCATCCGCCGCATCATCACTATG GCTCGGGCAAGTGCAAAGCGTCTTCAAAAAGTCATAGTGACGGTAACACCGCATGGGATCACTCTGCAGGATGCTGCCACCGCACAGCAGATAGAGTACGTGTCTATATACAG GATTTCTTATTGTACGACGGACAAGGTTCAGAATAAGGTTTTTGCTTATGTGGCCCAGAACCAGTCCAATGGAGCCCTGGAGTGCCACGCTTTCCTGTCCCCCAAGAAGAAGCTG GCCCAGACAGTGACGCTTACTGTGGCGCAGGCCTTTACGGTGGCTCTCGACCTGTGGCAGTCCAGCAAGGAGG GTAAACCGGACCCCAGGTTACATGAGACGACCATTCCACCTGGAGCAGGTGCCACGGACCCCCGGCCAG ATGACCGTGCCACCGCAGCCGTGGATGCGTCTCGTGTGCCGGTGAGGAACGTTCCATGCGGG GATAATGAAGACGAGGAAGAAGATGATGACCTCGAAGATTTCTCAAG CTGCCTGATGGAGGACTCTGCGGACACGATGG GTTGGCAGAGGTCGGCACACAGCAGCTGGGATATCCGGAGGCAGTGA
- the LOC142683588 gene encoding low density lipoprotein receptor adapter protein 1-like isoform X3, translated as MDALKSAGRAIMRSPSLARHPRHQKLPDTWTDSRDALLEGVVFHLKYLGITLVEKPKGEDMAAAAIRRIITMARASAKRLQKVIVTVTPHGITLQDAATAQQIEYVSIYRISYCTTDKVQNKVFAYVAQNQSNGALECHAFLSPKKKLAQTVTLTVAQAFTVALDLWQSSKEGKPDPRLHETTIPPGAGATDPRPDDRATAAVDASRVPVRNVPCGDNEDEEEDDDLEDFSRLAEVGTQQLGYPEAVT; from the exons AGCTACCTGACACGTGGACGGATTCGCGTGATGCACTTCTGGAGGGGGTTGTCTTTCATCTCAAGTACCTTGGCATTACTCTGGTGGAAAAACCCAAAGGCGAGGACATGGCAGCTGCGGCCATCCGCCGCATCATCACTATG GCTCGGGCAAGTGCAAAGCGTCTTCAAAAAGTCATAGTGACGGTAACACCGCATGGGATCACTCTGCAGGATGCTGCCACCGCACAGCAGATAGAGTACGTGTCTATATACAG GATTTCTTATTGTACGACGGACAAGGTTCAGAATAAGGTTTTTGCTTATGTGGCCCAGAACCAGTCCAATGGAGCCCTGGAGTGCCACGCTTTCCTGTCCCCCAAGAAGAAGCTG GCCCAGACAGTGACGCTTACTGTGGCGCAGGCCTTTACGGTGGCTCTCGACCTGTGGCAGTCCAGCAAGGAGG GTAAACCGGACCCCAGGTTACATGAGACGACCATTCCACCTGGAGCAGGTGCCACGGACCCCCGGCCAG ATGACCGTGCCACCGCAGCCGTGGATGCGTCTCGTGTGCCGGTGAGGAACGTTCCATGCGGG GATAATGAAGACGAGGAAGAAGATGATGACCTCGAAGATTTCTCAAG GTTGGCAGAGGTCGGCACACAGCAGCTGGGATATCCGGAGGCAGTGACATGA